In the genome of Triticum urartu cultivar G1812 chromosome 5, Tu2.1, whole genome shotgun sequence, one region contains:
- the LOC125506165 gene encoding putative F-box/FBD/LRR-repeat protein At1g78760, with product MKRKKKAAEPAAKRRRLRDRDGELVGDGDLISKLPDDILGTIISLLPTKDGARTQAIARRWRPLWRSSPLNIHGAHSLCSNAFKCFSVVSRILADHPGPARRFHFHHIRLHKDKKRHAEEAAQVDNWFHSRALDKLQELDISFEFLGYEPRKLYPLPPSVFRLASLLVATFSFCEFPSQIAPSLSFPTLKQLTLFRVFICEDVFRRVLSACNVLESLELTDICDANCSRLGISSKSLRSVSLCACFSGKGELFIEDAPLLERLLLPCPGAGSDTVRVIKAPKLEILGPLSPCIPEIEIANIFFKSLIPTSLNNTIDTMKALALEFSATDLNAVIDVLRCFPCLEKLHVIWKKHNLKIGMKDARQYDPQDPVKCLETHLKKLVLKNYLASKQGVGFAKFFVLNAKLLKEIKFGVRNSINKEGVVSNKINSKLWLANQYRLLEMENRASRDVQLEFVRSHNEEQLDPHDLSTADPFKCYFVN from the exons ATGAAGAGGAAAAAGAAGGCGGCAGAACCCGCGGCCAAGAGGCGCAGGCTGCGGGACCGGGATGGCGAGCTCGTCGGCGACGGGGATCTCATCAGCAAACTCCCCGATGACATCCTCGGCaccatcatctccctcctccccaccaaaGACGGCGCGCGCACGCAGGCCATCGCCCGCAGATGGCGTCCCCTCTGGCGCTCCTCGCCTCTCAACATTCATGGTGCCCATTCCCTCTGCTCCAACGCCTTCAAGTGCTTCTCCGTCGTCTCCAGGATCCTCGCCGACCACCCTGGCCCCGCCCGCCGCTTCCACTTCCACCACATCCGCCTCCACAAAGACAAGAAACGGCATGCCGAGGAAGCCGCTCAGGTCGACAACTGGTTCCATTCCCGAGCCCTTGACAAGCTTCAGGAGCTCGACATCAGCTTTGAGTTCTTGGGCTATGAACCTCGGAAGCTTTACCCGCTGCCACCATCCGTGTTCCGCTTGGCATCCCTCCTCGTGGCCACATTCAGCTTCTGCGAATTCCCAAGTCAGATTGCTCCTTCGCTGAGTTTTCCCACCCTCAAGCAGCTCACCCTGTTTCGCGTTTTCATCTGCGAGGATGTCTTTCGGCGGGTGCTCTCTGCCTGCAATGTCTTGGAGTCACTTGAATTGACGGATATTTGTGATGCGAATTGCTCGCGCTTGGGCATTAGCTCCAAAAGTCTTAGGAGCGTGAGCCTCTGCGCTTGTTTTTCAGGCAAAGGAGAATTGTTCATTGAGGACGCCCCTCTCCTTGAAAGGCTGCTATTACCTTGTCCGGGTGCAGGCAGTGATACTGTCCGGGTAATTAAGGCACCTAAACTGGAGATATTAGGCCCTTTGTCTCCCTGCATCCCTGAAATTGAGATTGCTAATATATTCTTCAAG AGTTTGATCCCAACAAGCTTGAATAATACCATAGACACAATGAAGGCTTTGGCTCTTGAGTTTTCGGCCACCGATTTGAATGCTGTTATTGATGTCTTAAGATGCTTCCCCTGCTTGGAGAAGCTTCATGTCATT TGGAAGAAACACAACTTAAAGATAGGTATGAAAGATGCACGTCAATATGACCCACAAGATCCAGTCAAATGCCTTGAGACGCATCTAAAAAAACTGGTGTTGAAAAATTACCTAGCCAGTAAGCAAGGTGTTGGATTTGCCAAGTTCTTTGTTTTGAACGCAAAGTTGCTGAAGGAAATCAAATTTGGGGTCCGTAATAGCATCAACAAGGAAGGGGTGGTCAGCAACAAGATCAACAGCAAGTTATGGTTGGCTAATCAATACAGGCTGCTAGAAATGGAAAATAGAGCTTCTCGAGATGTGCAATTGGAATTCGTACGAAGTCATAATGAGGAGCAGCTGGATCCCCATGATTTGTCAACTGCCGATCCCTTCAAGTGCTATTTTGTAAATTGA
- the LOC125510991 gene encoding uncharacterized protein LOC125510991 codes for MELFAHAKAVRLKSRHDKFLYADEDELHVTQDRNGSSPSARWTVEPVPHAPGAVRLRSRYGRYLAASTEPFLLGMTGRKVLQAAAAPGGRPDASVEWEPVRDGFQVRLKSRAGGVRGGGDKYLRANGGVPPWRNSVTHDVPHRTATQEWVLWDVEIVQVLTPGPATPAPEKAASAPPAALAPDSPPAPKLRPAPTPYEAHHRPTKSQTSPPPPDYAPPPPPKPKPEPRLSKLESSDSFSAPLHKVQGRAIHYHIADDKGDVDEDTERRSFTFNGSNLEELTQKLQEETGIDDLIVCTRSPISGKLTPLLLQLPPNNAAMHIVLVRESSKVAKTFPWPYGS; via the exons ATGGAGCTGTTCGCGCACGCCAAGGCGGTGCGGCTGAAGAGCCGGCACGACAAGTTCCTGTACGCGGACGAGGACGAGCTGCACGTCACTCAGGACCGCAACGGCTCCTCCCCGAGCGCGCGCTGGACGGTGGAGCCCGTGCCGCACGCGCCCGGCGCGGTGCGCCTCCGCAGCAGGTACGGCCGCTACCTGGCCGCCTCCACCGAGCCCTTCCTGCTGGGCATGACCGGCCGCAAGGTgctgcaggcggcggcggcgcccggGGGCCGCCCCGACGCGTCCGTCGAGTGGGAGCCCGTCCGCGACGGCTTCCAGGTGCGCCTCAAGTCCCGCGCCGGCGGCGTCCGCGGGGGCGGGGACAAGTACCTCCGCGCCAACGGGGGCGTCCCGCCCTGGCGCAACTCGGTCACCCACGACGTGCCGCACCGCACCGCCACCCAGGAATGGGTGCTCTGGGACGTCGAGATCGTGCAGGTGCTCACCCCCGGCCCGGCCACGCCCGCGCCGGAGAAGGCCGCGTCGGCGCCCCCCGCCGCCCTCGCGCCCGACTCGCCGCCCGCGCCCAAGCTCAGGCCCGCCCCCACGCCCTACGAGGCGCACCACCGGCCCACCAAGTCCCAgacctccccgccgccgccggactacgcgccgcccccgccgcccaagcccaagccggagcccagGCTGTCCAAGCTGGAG TCTTCCGATTCTTTCTCCGCCCCGTTGCACAAGGTTCAGGGCCGTGCGATCCACTACCACATTGCAGACGATAAGGGCGACGTGGACGAGGATACCGAGAGACGCTCATTCACGTTTAATGGTTCCAACCTTGAGGAGCTCACCCAGAAGTTACAAGAGGAAACGGGCATCGATGATCTGATCGTCTGCACGCGCAGCCCTATCAGCGGGAAGCTCACTCCTCTCCTTCTGCAGCTGCCTCCGAACAATGCAGCGATGCACATTGTGCTTGTCCGTGAGTCCTCAAAAG TGGCGAAGACATTTCCATGGCCGTACGGCTCATAA